A part of Candidatus Eremiobacterota bacterium genomic DNA contains:
- a CDS encoding tyrosinase family protein yields MSDQSLDRRGFVAGVLGASGVLALGSGAAVAQMRMLPSAKVDPTRCSTTPRPFKPGMDKRPITMRRTVEQLAADSAWLAKMHAGYKWMRSLPASDPRSLVQQGNIHKIMCAGGPREVHQSDRFLAWHRCFVYFQERIAAYGSTGGVSLDPTFRLAVWDWEGATTTPTFPVAFTTGSLVDPNRQPTFSPGDGDITAALATNDVFTLYGNPVGGGGGSPVLENASHGQIHVDTGFQTPPYHDMGALPTAALDPVFCAHHGNIDKVWAWWQQLHGNKTPNSTDPNTGQPYDPAWIKNVWYFYDYDGKCYSIGPADVIDYRNNLRYVYPPAPGTRPIRVFPLALARAELRLPPEAANATAAPRPVSMVLRGVQVPAPGTGRFDLVATVNGRPRRVGHFALFSHPMTEGITTNVLARIDPAAAPVLKSGASWRIVPERAGGTHQLFGVVPPAKGAVLQATSATLLVE; encoded by the coding sequence ATGTCCGATCAGTCTCTAGACCGCCGGGGATTCGTCGCCGGTGTTCTCGGCGCGAGCGGGGTCCTCGCGCTGGGTTCCGGCGCTGCCGTCGCGCAGATGCGTATGCTGCCGAGCGCCAAGGTCGACCCGACGCGCTGCAGCACCACCCCGCGGCCGTTCAAGCCGGGGATGGACAAGCGCCCGATTACGATGCGCCGCACCGTCGAACAGCTCGCCGCGGACAGCGCGTGGCTGGCGAAGATGCATGCGGGCTACAAGTGGATGCGCTCGCTTCCCGCGAGCGATCCGCGGAGCCTGGTGCAGCAAGGGAACATTCACAAGATCATGTGCGCGGGCGGCCCGCGCGAGGTACACCAGTCCGATCGCTTCCTCGCGTGGCACCGCTGCTTCGTGTACTTTCAGGAACGCATCGCCGCGTACGGTTCTACCGGCGGCGTCAGCCTCGATCCGACGTTCCGTCTCGCGGTTTGGGACTGGGAGGGCGCGACGACGACGCCGACGTTCCCGGTCGCGTTCACGACCGGATCGCTCGTCGATCCGAACCGGCAGCCGACGTTTTCGCCGGGCGACGGCGACATCACCGCCGCGCTCGCGACGAACGACGTTTTCACGTTGTACGGCAACCCGGTCGGCGGCGGCGGCGGCAGCCCGGTGCTGGAAAACGCCTCGCACGGCCAAATTCACGTCGACACGGGGTTCCAGACGCCGCCGTATCACGATATGGGCGCGCTTCCGACGGCCGCGCTCGATCCGGTGTTCTGCGCGCACCACGGCAACATCGACAAGGTGTGGGCGTGGTGGCAACAGCTCCACGGAAACAAGACGCCCAACTCGACCGATCCCAACACCGGCCAGCCGTACGATCCCGCGTGGATCAAGAACGTGTGGTACTTCTACGACTACGACGGCAAGTGCTATTCGATCGGACCGGCCGACGTGATCGACTACCGCAACAACTTGCGCTACGTGTATCCGCCGGCGCCCGGGACGCGTCCGATCCGGGTGTTCCCGCTCGCGCTCGCCCGCGCGGAACTACGGCTGCCGCCGGAAGCGGCCAACGCGACGGCAGCGCCGCGTCCGGTTTCGATGGTGCTCCGAGGCGTGCAGGTTCCCGCGCCCGGGACGGGGCGGTTCGATCTCGTCGCGACGGTCAACGGCCGGCCGCGCCGCGTCGGGCACTTCGCGCTCTTCTCGCACCCGATGACGGAGGGGATCACGACGAACGTGCTCGCGCGCATCGACCCCGCGGCGGCTCCGGTGCTGAAATCCGGCGCGTCCTGGCGCATCGTTCCGGAGCGCGCCGGCGGGACGCACCAGCTGTTCGGCGTCGTGCCGCCGGCAAAGGGTGCCGTGCTGCAGGCGACCTCGGCGACGCTGCTGGTCGAATGA